One genomic window of Mycteria americana isolate JAX WOST 10 ecotype Jacksonville Zoo and Gardens chromosome Z, USCA_MyAme_1.0, whole genome shotgun sequence includes the following:
- the TUSC1 gene encoding LOW QUALITY PROTEIN: tumor suppressor candidate gene 1 protein (The sequence of the model RefSeq protein was modified relative to this genomic sequence to represent the inferred CDS: inserted 2 bases in 1 codon; deleted 1 base in 1 codon): MAPPARAGCSAXTRRPAAAKAPPRYLHKAAPAPACPSSRGGGGGGGACRRAAGTARMRRMRVVDGRWGCNGSARRGRAGLAAAGSGRRGGAEEFAEPGGGQEGWRGQSRGSLQQLAERYADLAASHSEALRQREEREWHNARLRQENARLRLENRRLRRENRCLFRQALLGPGPAGPDQPAAADPGEEAEALRAQLGRLQEKHRRALQHLRRCRAAGGPEASELDDGELNELLEEDEAPPSPPEQPLEKRSLVPPV, from the exons ATGGCGCCGCCAGCCCGCGCCGGCTGTTCCGC GACCCGACGCCCCGCTGCGGCCAAGGCCCCGCCCCGCTATTTGCATAAGGCGGCACCGGCGCCG GCGTGTCCCTCCtctcgcggcggcggcggcggcggcggggcgtgCAGGCGGGCTGCGGGAACGGCACGGATGAGGCGCATGCGCGTTGTGGACGGGCGCTGGGGCTGTAACGGCTCGGCGCGGAGAGGCCGGGCGGGGCTCGCCGCCGCCGGtagcggccgccgcggcggggcggaggaGTTCGCCGAGCCGGGCGGCGGCCAAGAGGGCTGGCGCGGCCAGTCGCGGGGCTCGCTGCAGCAGCTGGCGGAGCGGTACGCGGACCTGGCGGCCAGCCACAGCGAGGCGCTGCGGCAGCGGGAGGAGCGGGAGTGGCACAACGCGCGGCTGCGCCAAGAGAACGCGCGACTGCGGCTGGAGAACCGCCGCCTGCGCCGCGAGAACCGCTGCCTCTTCCGCCAGGCCCTGCTGGGTCCCGGCCCTGCCGGCCCCGACCAGCCCGCCGCCGCGGACCCGGGCGAGGAGGCGGAGGCCCTGCGCGCCCAGCTGGGGCGGCTGCAAGAGAAGCACCGCCGGGCCTTGCAGCACCTGCGGCGCTGCCGGGCCGCCGGCGGACCGGAGGCCTCGGAGCTGGACGACGGGGAGCTGAacgagctgctggaggaggacgAGGCGCCGCCGTCTCCCCCCGAGCAGCCGCTGGAGAAGAGGAGCCTGGTGCCGCCCGTCTAG